From a region of the Microbacterium sp. nov. GSS16 genome:
- the leuS gene encoding leucine--tRNA ligase: MSAHDIQLKWQEYWAENDTFVAGGDDDDRPRKYILGMFPYPSGDLHMGHAINYLYPDIVARYWRHRGHNVLNPIGWDSFGLPAENAAIKRGADPREWTYKNIDQHKAGFRGYGMSYDWSRVLHTSDPEYYRWNQWLFLKLYERGLAYRKKSAVNWCPNDQTVLANEQVVDGRCERCGAEVVKKKLTQWYFKITDYADRLLDDLDTLEGHWPHKVLQMQRNWIGRSTGADVDFVIEGRDEPVTVFTTRPDTLHGATFFVIAPDSDLAAELASGSSSEVRMRFQDYLETVQKQTEIERQSTDRPKTGVFLERYAVNPVNGERMPIWAADYVLADYGHGAVMAVPAHDQRDLDFAREFDLPVKTVVDTTVIGGANEGGDLTELDPAVTGIALIGNGRLVNSGDLDGVDKADAIARTIAQLGEAGTGRAAKNYRLRDWLISRQRFWGTPIPMLHLDDGSVVPVPEDRLPVQLPSVDGLDLRPKGSSPLGAAESWVRTVDPASGEPALRDADTMDTFVDSSWYFLRFLSPDSDQFAFDPEQARRWAPVDGYFGGVEHAILHLLYARFITKVLFDLGLIDFEEPFSNLVNQGMVIMDGAKMSKSKGNLVELSDLLGQYGADALRLGLAFAGPVEDDKEWNGVSLSGAQKFLSRALRVADEVTSEPGTAPDAGDAALRRITHRLLADAPALVEQTKFNVVVARLMELVNGIRKTIDTGAGAADPAVREAAETVAMILELISPHTGEEMWARLGHEPSVSAVQWPDAEPALLVEDTVTTAVQVNGKVRATLEVAADISDADLEAAARADEKVQRALEGKEIVRVIVRAPKIVNFAVKG, from the coding sequence ATGTCCGCACACGACATCCAGCTCAAGTGGCAGGAGTACTGGGCCGAGAACGACACGTTCGTGGCGGGCGGCGACGACGACGATCGGCCGCGCAAGTACATCCTCGGCATGTTCCCGTACCCGTCGGGCGACCTGCACATGGGGCACGCCATCAACTACCTGTATCCCGATATCGTCGCCCGATACTGGCGGCACCGCGGTCACAACGTGCTGAACCCGATCGGGTGGGACTCGTTCGGCCTTCCCGCCGAGAACGCGGCGATCAAGCGCGGCGCTGACCCGCGCGAGTGGACTTACAAGAACATCGACCAGCACAAGGCCGGCTTCCGCGGCTACGGCATGTCGTACGACTGGTCGCGTGTGCTGCACACCTCCGACCCGGAGTACTACCGGTGGAACCAGTGGCTGTTCCTGAAGCTGTACGAGCGCGGGCTGGCGTACCGCAAGAAGAGCGCCGTCAACTGGTGCCCCAACGACCAGACCGTGCTGGCGAACGAGCAGGTCGTCGACGGCCGCTGTGAGCGCTGCGGCGCCGAGGTCGTGAAGAAGAAGCTCACGCAGTGGTACTTCAAGATCACCGACTACGCCGACCGGCTGCTCGACGACCTCGACACGCTCGAGGGCCACTGGCCGCACAAGGTGCTCCAGATGCAGCGCAACTGGATCGGCCGCTCCACCGGCGCCGACGTCGACTTCGTCATCGAGGGTCGTGACGAGCCCGTCACCGTGTTCACCACGCGCCCCGACACGCTGCACGGAGCGACTTTCTTCGTGATCGCCCCCGACTCCGATCTGGCCGCGGAGCTGGCATCCGGTTCGTCGTCCGAGGTGCGCATGCGCTTCCAGGACTACCTCGAGACGGTGCAGAAGCAGACCGAGATCGAACGCCAGTCGACCGACCGTCCGAAGACCGGTGTGTTCCTCGAGCGCTATGCGGTCAACCCGGTGAACGGCGAGCGGATGCCCATCTGGGCCGCAGACTACGTGCTGGCCGACTACGGCCACGGCGCGGTCATGGCCGTGCCCGCGCACGACCAGCGCGACCTCGACTTCGCTCGCGAGTTCGACCTTCCGGTGAAGACGGTCGTCGACACGACGGTCATCGGCGGCGCGAACGAGGGCGGCGACCTGACCGAACTCGACCCCGCCGTGACCGGCATCGCGCTGATCGGCAACGGTCGCCTGGTGAACTCGGGCGACCTGGACGGCGTAGACAAGGCCGACGCCATCGCCCGCACCATCGCTCAGCTGGGTGAGGCGGGCACCGGCCGCGCGGCGAAGAACTATCGTCTGCGCGACTGGCTGATCTCGCGTCAGCGCTTCTGGGGCACTCCGATCCCCATGCTGCACCTCGACGACGGCAGCGTGGTCCCCGTGCCGGAGGACCGCCTCCCCGTGCAGCTGCCGAGCGTCGACGGGCTCGACCTGCGTCCGAAGGGCTCGTCGCCGCTGGGTGCGGCCGAGTCGTGGGTGCGCACGGTCGATCCCGCGTCGGGCGAGCCCGCGCTGCGCGACGCCGACACCATGGACACGTTCGTCGACAGCTCGTGGTACTTCCTGCGCTTCCTGTCGCCTGACAGCGACCAGTTCGCGTTCGACCCCGAGCAGGCCAGGCGCTGGGCGCCGGTCGACGGGTACTTCGGCGGTGTCGAGCACGCGATTCTGCACCTGCTGTACGCGCGCTTCATCACCAAGGTGCTCTTCGACCTCGGCCTGATCGACTTCGAGGAGCCGTTCTCGAACCTGGTGAACCAGGGCATGGTCATCATGGACGGCGCGAAGATGTCGAAGAGCAAGGGCAACCTCGTCGAGCTGTCCGACCTGCTCGGCCAGTATGGCGCCGACGCTCTGCGCCTGGGCCTCGCATTCGCCGGACCGGTGGAAGACGACAAGGAGTGGAACGGCGTCTCGCTGTCGGGGGCGCAGAAGTTCCTCTCCCGCGCGCTGCGCGTCGCCGACGAGGTGACGAGCGAGCCGGGAACCGCTCCGGATGCCGGTGACGCGGCGCTGCGCCGCATCACCCACCGCCTGCTGGCGGACGCGCCGGCGCTCGTCGAGCAGACGAAGTTCAACGTCGTCGTCGCGCGTCTCATGGAGCTGGTGAACGGCATCCGCAAGACGATCGACACCGGCGCCGGAGCAGCAGACCCGGCGGTGCGAGAGGCGGCCGAGACCGTCGCGATGATCCTCGAGCTCATCTCGCCGCACACGGGTGAGGAGATGTGGGCCCGGCTCGGACACGAGCCGTCGGTCAGCGCCGTGCAATGGCCGGATGCCGAACCCGCACTGCTCGTGGAAGACACCGTGACCACCGCCGTGCAGGTGAACGGCAAGGTGCGCGCGACCCTCGAGGTCGCCGCCGACATCTCCGACGCCGACCTGGAGGCAGCCGCCCGGGCTGACGAAAAGGTGCAGCGGGCGCTGGAGGGCAAGGAGATCGTGCGCGTGATCGTGCGCGCGCCGAAGATCGTCAACTTCGCCGTCAAGGGCTGA
- a CDS encoding ComEA family DNA-binding protein, with protein sequence MSADEPADPDVRARPRLRLGIGAAVTLGLVVLSAAVGWGILRGQAAPAESIALDDASSSAETTDGSGDVSAVAPPEGLYVHVLGEVVTPGLYIVDQDARLVDALAAAGGTLDSADLQAVNLARPLSDGEQIVVPEIGAEAATDAAPGGAGGEAASDGVLNLNTADQAALETLPRIGPALAQRIIDWRDENGRFRSVDDLLAVPGIGEKLLAGVREKVRV encoded by the coding sequence GTGTCAGCCGACGAGCCCGCAGACCCGGATGTGCGCGCACGCCCGCGTCTGAGGCTGGGCATCGGCGCCGCGGTGACGCTGGGACTGGTGGTGCTGTCGGCTGCGGTCGGCTGGGGCATCCTGCGCGGTCAGGCGGCTCCCGCCGAGAGCATCGCGCTCGACGACGCATCGTCCTCTGCCGAGACGACCGACGGATCGGGTGACGTTTCTGCGGTGGCGCCGCCCGAGGGGCTCTACGTGCACGTGCTCGGCGAGGTCGTCACACCCGGGCTGTACATCGTCGATCAGGACGCCCGGCTGGTGGATGCTCTCGCGGCTGCCGGCGGCACCCTGGATTCGGCCGACCTGCAGGCCGTGAACCTCGCCCGTCCGCTGAGTGACGGTGAGCAGATCGTCGTGCCTGAGATCGGCGCGGAGGCGGCGACCGATGCTGCGCCGGGCGGAGCGGGCGGCGAGGCCGCTTCCGACGGTGTGCTGAACCTCAACACGGCCGACCAGGCGGCGCTCGAGACGCTGCCGCGCATCGGCCCGGCGCTGGCGCAGCGGATCATCGACTGGCGGGACGAGAACGGACGCTTCCGCTCTGTCGACGACCTGCTGGCCGTGCCGGGCATCGGCGAGAAGCTGCTCGCCGGTGTGCGCGAGAAGGTACGGGTGTGA
- a CDS encoding ComEC/Rec2 family competence protein → MSAVAVALWAIALLLIHVPGLVAAVIAVSLVAAALLIAARRRRAGLAVLVLLCGAGLAATVGAAQPARDGLAAQDGHIIAALVEVSSSASLGSDGRLWFDAQTIAIGPPGHPVRIAGQVRVGIAPIDGADLGVVLQVTGQGKRTAPGERAALVLFGSRAEVAQPASGIFAVAATTRAEFIERASGLPEPGAGLLPGLAVGDTRAVSEDVSAAMLASGLSHLTAVSGANCAIVVAAVFWLVSLLGGGRGLRIALSLLALGAFVVLVTPEPSVIRASVMAALAMLTLLLGRPSAGLAMLSLAVCGLLIVDPWLAATPGFALSAAATAALLVLSRPLLRGLGRWMPVPLALALSVPLAAQLVCGPIVALFSETQSVIGVVANLLAAPAAPIATVIGLLACLTSPVPALADLLAAAAWLPAAWIQTTATVLAALPGATAAVPAGPAAACVVAVLSAAVTLVLVRPRSRRLRLAAAAVVVIALAASIARMLLSGPLASMTTPAAWSIAACDIGQGDAVLVRSGEQTALVDAGPDPDALARCLAQTGTDRIDLLVLTHFDLDHVGAATSLAGRVGTVLHGPVAEPADQRILDELAAGGATLQRGAVGTGGTLGSAEWRVVWPPLDSAAFPSGNDASIVVDIADGGVPRMLMLGDLSAAPQRQLLASGRVRGEYAVVKVAHHDSRDQEPALYAQIAAPAALISVGAKNDYGHPREEALALLEAAGSRALRTDRRGLVLLGEAEGRLVVWTERQE, encoded by the coding sequence ATGTCGGCGGTGGCGGTGGCGCTCTGGGCGATCGCGCTGCTGCTCATCCACGTGCCGGGACTCGTCGCCGCCGTGATCGCGGTGAGCCTCGTCGCGGCGGCGCTGCTGATCGCGGCTCGTCGCCGCCGAGCCGGGCTCGCCGTGCTCGTGCTGCTGTGCGGTGCGGGTCTCGCCGCCACCGTCGGCGCGGCGCAGCCCGCCCGCGACGGCCTCGCGGCGCAGGACGGCCACATCATCGCGGCGCTGGTCGAGGTGAGCTCCTCGGCGTCGCTCGGCAGCGACGGCCGTCTCTGGTTCGATGCGCAGACCATCGCGATCGGTCCACCCGGCCACCCGGTGCGCATCGCCGGCCAGGTGCGTGTCGGGATCGCACCGATCGACGGGGCGGATCTCGGTGTGGTGCTGCAGGTGACCGGGCAGGGCAAGCGGACGGCGCCGGGGGAGCGGGCGGCGCTCGTGCTCTTCGGCTCGCGCGCGGAGGTGGCGCAGCCGGCATCCGGGATCTTCGCCGTGGCGGCCACCACCCGCGCCGAGTTCATCGAGCGCGCGAGTGGACTCCCGGAGCCCGGCGCAGGCCTGCTGCCCGGCCTCGCCGTGGGCGACACGAGAGCCGTGTCGGAAGACGTCAGCGCTGCGATGCTGGCATCCGGACTCAGCCACCTCACGGCCGTCAGCGGGGCCAACTGCGCGATCGTGGTCGCGGCCGTGTTCTGGCTCGTCTCGCTCCTCGGCGGCGGTCGCGGCCTGCGCATCGCACTCTCGCTGCTCGCCCTGGGAGCCTTCGTCGTGCTTGTCACACCCGAGCCCAGCGTCATCCGCGCCTCGGTGATGGCCGCGCTCGCGATGCTCACCCTGCTGCTCGGCCGGCCGAGCGCGGGATTGGCGATGCTCTCGCTCGCCGTCTGCGGGCTGCTCATCGTCGATCCCTGGCTGGCGGCGACACCGGGCTTCGCGCTGTCGGCAGCCGCGACCGCGGCGCTGCTGGTGCTGTCCCGTCCGCTGCTGCGCGGGCTAGGGCGCTGGATGCCCGTACCGCTCGCTCTCGCCCTGTCGGTGCCGCTGGCGGCGCAGCTGGTGTGCGGGCCGATCGTCGCGCTGTTTTCCGAAACGCAGTCGGTGATCGGAGTCGTCGCCAACCTCCTCGCCGCACCCGCCGCGCCCATCGCGACCGTGATCGGGCTGCTGGCGTGTCTCACCTCTCCCGTGCCCGCGCTGGCGGACCTGCTCGCGGCGGCGGCGTGGCTGCCCGCAGCTTGGATCCAGACGACCGCGACCGTGTTGGCGGCGCTGCCCGGAGCCACCGCCGCGGTGCCGGCGGGGCCGGCTGCGGCCTGCGTCGTCGCCGTGCTCAGCGCCGCGGTCACGCTCGTGCTCGTCCGCCCACGTTCGCGTCGGCTGCGGCTGGCGGCCGCGGCCGTCGTCGTCATCGCGCTGGCCGCCTCGATCGCACGGATGCTGTTGAGCGGGCCGCTCGCATCCATGACCACTCCCGCGGCGTGGTCGATCGCCGCCTGCGACATCGGGCAGGGCGATGCAGTGCTCGTCCGCTCGGGAGAGCAGACCGCCCTCGTCGACGCCGGGCCGGATCCGGACGCCCTCGCCAGGTGTCTGGCGCAGACCGGCACCGACCGCATAGACCTGCTCGTGCTCACGCACTTCGACCTCGACCACGTCGGTGCGGCGACCTCGCTCGCCGGTCGCGTCGGCACGGTGCTGCACGGACCGGTCGCCGAGCCCGCCGATCAGCGGATCCTCGATGAGCTGGCGGCGGGCGGCGCCACCCTGCAGCGCGGAGCGGTGGGCACCGGCGGGACACTCGGATCGGCCGAGTGGCGGGTCGTCTGGCCGCCGCTGGACTCGGCGGCGTTCCCCAGCGGCAACGACGCCAGCATCGTCGTCGACATCGCCGACGGCGGAGTGCCCCGGATGCTCATGCTCGGCGATCTCTCGGCCGCTCCGCAGCGTCAGCTGCTCGCGAGCGGCCGGGTGCGTGGCGAGTACGCGGTGGTCAAGGTCGCGCACCACGACAGCCGCGACCAGGAGCCGGCGTTGTACGCGCAGATCGCCGCGCCGGCGGCGCTGATCAGCGTGGGCGCGAAGAACGACTACGGGCATCCGCGCGAGGAGGCGCTGGCGCTTCTCGAGGCGGCGGGCTCGCGCGCGCTGCGCACCGATCGGCGTGGGCTCGTGCTGCTCGGCGAGGCGGAGGGGCGGCTGGTCGTGTGGACCGAGCGTCAGGAATGA
- the holA gene encoding DNA polymerase III subunit delta: MAAPRSSARSTAAKGAKIPQVSWREPRPAPIVLVSGPEEVLAERAIAGVRDYLRAEDPALEVSDIRADDYAAGALLALTSPSLFGEPRLVRVAGVEKCTDAFLQEAVRYVEAPQEGATVILRHTGATVRGKKLLDAVRAGIGGGIEIPCAAVKRDSDRVDFAAGEFKAVKKRIQPTALRALVSAFADDLTELAAACQQLIGDVEGDITDDVITKYYGGRVEVSAFVVADTAIAGRYGEALVALRHALASGADPVPMVAAFAMKLRTMARVAGRREPSRQLAQQLGMKDWQVDRARKDLAGWNERSLGMAIQAAARADAEVKGAARDPIFALERMVTVVATRDAFAS, translated from the coding sequence ATGGCAGCTCCCCGTTCTTCGGCACGCAGCACGGCCGCGAAGGGCGCCAAGATCCCACAGGTGTCATGGCGTGAACCGCGCCCGGCGCCGATTGTTCTCGTCTCCGGGCCCGAAGAGGTGCTCGCCGAGCGCGCGATCGCCGGCGTCCGCGACTACCTGCGCGCAGAGGATCCGGCGCTCGAGGTCAGCGACATCCGCGCCGACGACTACGCGGCCGGCGCGCTGCTCGCGCTCACCTCGCCCTCGCTGTTCGGCGAACCACGGCTGGTACGCGTGGCCGGCGTCGAGAAATGCACCGATGCCTTCCTGCAGGAGGCTGTGCGCTACGTCGAGGCGCCGCAGGAAGGCGCGACCGTGATCCTCCGCCACACCGGAGCGACTGTGCGCGGAAAGAAGCTGCTCGATGCGGTCCGTGCCGGCATCGGCGGCGGCATCGAGATCCCGTGTGCCGCGGTGAAGCGGGACTCGGACCGCGTCGACTTCGCGGCGGGCGAGTTCAAGGCGGTGAAGAAGCGCATCCAGCCGACCGCGCTGCGCGCGCTCGTCTCGGCCTTCGCCGATGACCTCACCGAGCTCGCGGCCGCCTGTCAGCAGCTCATCGGCGACGTCGAGGGGGACATCACCGACGACGTCATCACCAAGTACTACGGCGGCCGCGTTGAGGTGTCGGCGTTCGTCGTCGCCGACACCGCGATCGCCGGCCGCTATGGCGAGGCCCTCGTCGCGCTGCGCCACGCCCTGGCATCCGGCGCCGATCCCGTGCCCATGGTCGCGGCTTTCGCCATGAAGCTGCGCACCATGGCGCGCGTTGCCGGCCGCCGTGAGCCCAGCCGTCAGCTCGCGCAGCAGCTGGGGATGAAGGACTGGCAGGTCGATCGCGCGCGCAAAGACCTCGCCGGGTGGAACGAGCGCTCCCTCGGCATGGCGATCCAAGCGGCGGCCCGCGCCGACGCCGAGGTGAAGGGCGCCGCACGCGACCCGATCTTCGCGCTCGAGCGCATGGTCACGGTCGTCGCCACGCGCGACGCGTTCGCGTCCTGA
- the rpsT gene encoding 30S ribosomal protein S20: MANIKSQIKRNKTNLKAQERNRAVKSELKTLVRKTREAIASGDKEAAEGALKLASVKLDKAVSKGVVHKNQAKNRKSAIAKKVAAL, encoded by the coding sequence GTGGCAAACATCAAGTCGCAGATCAAGCGCAACAAGACCAACCTGAAGGCTCAGGAGCGCAACCGCGCCGTCAAGAGCGAGCTGAAGACGCTGGTTCGCAAGACCCGCGAGGCCATCGCCTCCGGCGACAAGGAGGCCGCAGAGGGCGCCCTCAAGCTCGCGTCGGTGAAGCTCGACAAGGCCGTCAGCAAGGGCGTCGTGCACAAGAACCAGGCGAAGAACCGCAAGTCGGCCATCGCCAAGAAGGTCGCCGCTCTCTGA
- a CDS encoding alpha/beta fold hydrolase: MSVQVVLVHGIRTSATMWRSQLSWLAENGIPATAVDLPAHGTRMQEDFTLHEALHTIDAAVRAAAEHGPVLLVGHSMGGLLSLAYAGGEDPPPLAGTVAVSCTALPRGTALRAYRVLAGAMNSLPGRGQWLTDRVLAATLPVDTRGDFAAGGYAFDAQDAALSSLATLDLETALARIREPLWFVNGQFDQLRVNEALFQRLAPHAELIVVPRATHLVTAMRPSVFNAVLRLALATLNAGS, translated from the coding sequence GTGAGCGTCCAGGTCGTCCTCGTGCACGGCATCCGCACGTCGGCCACGATGTGGCGCTCGCAGCTCTCCTGGCTCGCCGAGAACGGCATCCCGGCGACGGCGGTCGACCTTCCCGCGCACGGCACGCGGATGCAGGAGGACTTCACCCTGCACGAGGCGCTGCACACGATCGACGCCGCCGTACGGGCGGCGGCCGAGCACGGGCCCGTGCTGCTCGTCGGGCATTCGATGGGCGGACTGCTCTCGCTCGCCTATGCCGGCGGAGAGGACCCGCCGCCGCTCGCGGGCACCGTCGCGGTGTCGTGCACCGCGCTCCCACGCGGCACGGCGCTGCGGGCGTACCGGGTGCTGGCCGGTGCGATGAACTCGCTGCCGGGCCGGGGTCAGTGGCTCACCGATCGGGTGCTCGCAGCGACCCTGCCTGTCGACACGCGCGGCGACTTCGCGGCCGGCGGATACGCGTTCGACGCCCAGGATGCCGCCTTGAGCAGCCTCGCGACGCTCGATCTCGAGACCGCGCTCGCGCGCATCCGGGAGCCGCTGTGGTTCGTGAACGGGCAGTTCGACCAGCTGCGGGTGAACGAAGCGCTCTTCCAGCGTCTCGCCCCGCACGCCGAGCTGATCGTCGTGCCCCGCGCCACGCACCTGGTCACGGCGATGCGCCCGTCGGTATTCAACGCGGTGCTGCGACTCGCGTTGGCCACGCTGAATGCCGGGAGCTGA